One genomic window of Etheostoma spectabile isolate EspeVRDwgs_2016 chromosome 7, UIUC_Espe_1.0, whole genome shotgun sequence includes the following:
- the LOC116692558 gene encoding serine/threonine-protein phosphatase 4 regulatory subunit 2-A isoform X1: protein MDTAMDIDALLEAFQDFEKKGMKETCPELEQFLCHVAKTGQPMISWSQFKTYFVFKLEKVMDDFHASTPEQRAPHNPNVDYIPFEEMKTRILKIVDGYNGIPFTIQRLCELLTDPKRNYTGTEKFLMGLEKNVMVVSCVYPTSEKNGASSVNRMNGVMFPGNSSLYSDSRNVNGPDTPKPLTRPKLSLLASLSTNGLPDCAVSKQPEPTTEEVEEHHIGDSSPPEGKITPNSGIKNKHLEEEEEEDSDAGKHEVKRLKFDEKEEDERESEENKSSCCKESESSSEEPESSEESCGQEYKSGTSSDTPTISEDHEPSSAQLESSEREEDSPERGDAHSLEKDSTVDHPEQPAPSEKGTSFEQEHEERSSSSSSSSSSNSSSDGEGLASDKQVPSSSTGSSPDLSTEGNADSSNNTKTAIETGEHD, encoded by the exons ATGGACACAGCTATGGACATCGACGCGTTATTGGAGGCGTTTCAAG ATTTTGAGAAGAAAGGCATGAAAGAGACCTGTCCAGAACTAGAGCAATTCCTGTGTCATGTTGCCAAGACGGGACAGCCAAT GATCTCTTGGTCACAGTTCAAAACATACTTTGTGTTTAAGTTGGAAAAAGTAATGGATGATTTCCACGCTTCAACACCAGAACAGAGAGCACCACATAATCCCAATGTAGATTATATTCCCTTTGAAGAAATGAAGACAAGGATCTTAAAAATAGTGGATGGTTACAATGG AATCCCATTCACCATCCAGCGTCTATGTGAACTCCTTACAGATCCCAAGCGCAACTACACAGGAACAGAGAAGTTTCTCATGGGTTTAGAGAAG aaTGTAATGGTGGTCAGCTGTGTGTACCCCACATCAGA GAAAAATGGGGCATCCAGTGTAAACAGAATGAATGGAGTGATGTTTCCTGGTAACTCTTCTCTATATTCAGACAG TCGAAATGTAAATGGACCAGACACACCAAAACCGCTCACCAGACCAAAATTGTCATTGTTGGCTTCGCTTTCCACCAACGGGCTGCCTGACTGTGCAGTCAGTAAACAGCCAGAGCCGACCACAGAGGAGGTAGAGGAGCACCATATCGg TGATTCCTCACCACCAGAGGGTAAAATTACACCTAATAGTGGGATAAAGAACAAGCACctcgaggaggaagaggaggaggattcTGATGCTGGTAAGCATGAGGTCAAGAGACTCAAGTTTGATGAAAAAGAAGAGGATGAaagagaaagtgaagaaaacaaGTCGTCTTGTTGTAAAGAGTCAGAGAGCTCGTCGGAAGAACCAGAGTCTTCAGAAGAATCCTGTGGTCAAGAGTACAAAAGTGGAACATCTAGTGACACACCTACTATTTCAGAGGATCATG AGCCCAGCAGCGCACAGCTAGAATCTTCTGAAAGGGAAGAAGACTCACCTGAGAGGGGGGATGCCCACAGTCTGGAGAAGGACAGCACTGTGGATCACCCTGAGCAGCCTGCTCCATCAGAGAAGGGTACAAGCTTTGAGCAGGAACATGAGgagagaagcagcagcagcagcagcagcagcagcagtaa tagtagtagtgatgGAGAAGGCCTAGCCAGCGACAAGCAGGTGCCCTCTTCTAGTACCGGTAGTTCACCTGACTTGTCAACAGAGGGCAACGCTGACAGTTCAAACAACACAAAGACTGCAATAGAGACTGGGGAACATGACTAA
- the LOC116692558 gene encoding serine/threonine-protein phosphatase 4 regulatory subunit 2-A isoform X2, giving the protein MDTAMDIDALLEAFQDFEKKGMKETCPELEQFLCHVAKTGQPMISWSQFKTYFVFKLEKVMDDFHASTPEQRAPHNPNVDYIPFEEMKTRILKIVDGYNGIPFTIQRLCELLTDPKRNYTGTEKFLMGLEKNVMVVSCVYPTSEKNGASSVNRMNGVMFPGNSSLYSDSRNVNGPDTPKPLTRPKLSLLASLSTNGLPDCAVSKQPEPTTEEVEEHHIGDSSPPEGKITPNSGIKNKHLEEEEEEDSDAGKHEVKRLKFDEKEEDERESEENKSSCCKESESSSEEPESSEESCGQEYKSGTSSDTPTISEDHEPSSAQLESSEREEDSPERGDAHSLEKDSTVDHPEQPAPSEKGTSFEQEHEERSSSSSSSSSSNSSDGEGLASDKQVPSSSTGSSPDLSTEGNADSSNNTKTAIETGEHD; this is encoded by the exons ATGGACACAGCTATGGACATCGACGCGTTATTGGAGGCGTTTCAAG ATTTTGAGAAGAAAGGCATGAAAGAGACCTGTCCAGAACTAGAGCAATTCCTGTGTCATGTTGCCAAGACGGGACAGCCAAT GATCTCTTGGTCACAGTTCAAAACATACTTTGTGTTTAAGTTGGAAAAAGTAATGGATGATTTCCACGCTTCAACACCAGAACAGAGAGCACCACATAATCCCAATGTAGATTATATTCCCTTTGAAGAAATGAAGACAAGGATCTTAAAAATAGTGGATGGTTACAATGG AATCCCATTCACCATCCAGCGTCTATGTGAACTCCTTACAGATCCCAAGCGCAACTACACAGGAACAGAGAAGTTTCTCATGGGTTTAGAGAAG aaTGTAATGGTGGTCAGCTGTGTGTACCCCACATCAGA GAAAAATGGGGCATCCAGTGTAAACAGAATGAATGGAGTGATGTTTCCTGGTAACTCTTCTCTATATTCAGACAG TCGAAATGTAAATGGACCAGACACACCAAAACCGCTCACCAGACCAAAATTGTCATTGTTGGCTTCGCTTTCCACCAACGGGCTGCCTGACTGTGCAGTCAGTAAACAGCCAGAGCCGACCACAGAGGAGGTAGAGGAGCACCATATCGg TGATTCCTCACCACCAGAGGGTAAAATTACACCTAATAGTGGGATAAAGAACAAGCACctcgaggaggaagaggaggaggattcTGATGCTGGTAAGCATGAGGTCAAGAGACTCAAGTTTGATGAAAAAGAAGAGGATGAaagagaaagtgaagaaaacaaGTCGTCTTGTTGTAAAGAGTCAGAGAGCTCGTCGGAAGAACCAGAGTCTTCAGAAGAATCCTGTGGTCAAGAGTACAAAAGTGGAACATCTAGTGACACACCTACTATTTCAGAGGATCATG AGCCCAGCAGCGCACAGCTAGAATCTTCTGAAAGGGAAGAAGACTCACCTGAGAGGGGGGATGCCCACAGTCTGGAGAAGGACAGCACTGTGGATCACCCTGAGCAGCCTGCTCCATCAGAGAAGGGTACAAGCTTTGAGCAGGAACATGAGgagagaagcagcagcagcagcagcagcagcagcagtaa tagtagtgatgGAGAAGGCCTAGCCAGCGACAAGCAGGTGCCCTCTTCTAGTACCGGTAGTTCACCTGACTTGTCAACAGAGGGCAACGCTGACAGTTCAAACAACACAAAGACTGCAATAGAGACTGGGGAACATGACTAA
- the LOC116692558 gene encoding serine/threonine-protein phosphatase 4 regulatory subunit 2-A isoform X3, with protein sequence MDTAMDIDALLEAFQDFEKKGMKETCPELEQFLCHVAKTGQPMISWSQFKTYFVFKLEKVMDDFHASTPEQRAPHNPNVDYIPFEEMKTRILKIVDGYNGIPFTIQRLCELLTDPKRNYTGTEKFLMGLEKNVMVVSCVYPTSEKNGASSVNRMNGVMFPGNSSLYSDSRNVNGPDTPKPLTRPKLSLLASLSTNGLPDCAVSKQPEPTTEEVEEHHIGDSSPPEGKITPNSGIKNKHLEEEEEEDSDAGKHEVKRLKFDEKEEDERESEENKSSCCKESESSSEEPESSEESCGQEYKSGTSSDTPTISEDHEPSSAQLESSEREEDSPERGDAHSLEKDSTVDHPEQPAPSEKGTSFEQEHEERSSSSSSSSSDGEGLASDKQVPSSSTGSSPDLSTEGNADSSNNTKTAIETGEHD encoded by the exons ATGGACACAGCTATGGACATCGACGCGTTATTGGAGGCGTTTCAAG ATTTTGAGAAGAAAGGCATGAAAGAGACCTGTCCAGAACTAGAGCAATTCCTGTGTCATGTTGCCAAGACGGGACAGCCAAT GATCTCTTGGTCACAGTTCAAAACATACTTTGTGTTTAAGTTGGAAAAAGTAATGGATGATTTCCACGCTTCAACACCAGAACAGAGAGCACCACATAATCCCAATGTAGATTATATTCCCTTTGAAGAAATGAAGACAAGGATCTTAAAAATAGTGGATGGTTACAATGG AATCCCATTCACCATCCAGCGTCTATGTGAACTCCTTACAGATCCCAAGCGCAACTACACAGGAACAGAGAAGTTTCTCATGGGTTTAGAGAAG aaTGTAATGGTGGTCAGCTGTGTGTACCCCACATCAGA GAAAAATGGGGCATCCAGTGTAAACAGAATGAATGGAGTGATGTTTCCTGGTAACTCTTCTCTATATTCAGACAG TCGAAATGTAAATGGACCAGACACACCAAAACCGCTCACCAGACCAAAATTGTCATTGTTGGCTTCGCTTTCCACCAACGGGCTGCCTGACTGTGCAGTCAGTAAACAGCCAGAGCCGACCACAGAGGAGGTAGAGGAGCACCATATCGg TGATTCCTCACCACCAGAGGGTAAAATTACACCTAATAGTGGGATAAAGAACAAGCACctcgaggaggaagaggaggaggattcTGATGCTGGTAAGCATGAGGTCAAGAGACTCAAGTTTGATGAAAAAGAAGAGGATGAaagagaaagtgaagaaaacaaGTCGTCTTGTTGTAAAGAGTCAGAGAGCTCGTCGGAAGAACCAGAGTCTTCAGAAGAATCCTGTGGTCAAGAGTACAAAAGTGGAACATCTAGTGACACACCTACTATTTCAGAGGATCATG AGCCCAGCAGCGCACAGCTAGAATCTTCTGAAAGGGAAGAAGACTCACCTGAGAGGGGGGATGCCCACAGTCTGGAGAAGGACAGCACTGTGGATCACCCTGAGCAGCCTGCTCCATCAGAGAAGGGTACAAGCTTTGAGCAGGAACATGAGgagagaagcagcagcagcagcagc agtagtagtgatgGAGAAGGCCTAGCCAGCGACAAGCAGGTGCCCTCTTCTAGTACCGGTAGTTCACCTGACTTGTCAACAGAGGGCAACGCTGACAGTTCAAACAACACAAAGACTGCAATAGAGACTGGGGAACATGACTAA
- the LOC116692558 gene encoding serine/threonine-protein phosphatase 4 regulatory subunit 2-A isoform X4 — protein MDTAMDIDALLEAFQDFEKKGMKETCPELEQFLCHVAKTGQPMISWSQFKTYFVFKLEKVMDDFHASTPEQRAPHNPNVDYIPFEEMKTRILKIVDGYNGIPFTIQRLCELLTDPKRNYTGTEKFLMGLEKNVMVVSCVYPTSDRNVNGPDTPKPLTRPKLSLLASLSTNGLPDCAVSKQPEPTTEEVEEHHIGDSSPPEGKITPNSGIKNKHLEEEEEEDSDAGKHEVKRLKFDEKEEDERESEENKSSCCKESESSSEEPESSEESCGQEYKSGTSSDTPTISEDHEPSSAQLESSEREEDSPERGDAHSLEKDSTVDHPEQPAPSEKGTSFEQEHEERSSSSSSSSSSNSSSDGEGLASDKQVPSSSTGSSPDLSTEGNADSSNNTKTAIETGEHD, from the exons ATGGACACAGCTATGGACATCGACGCGTTATTGGAGGCGTTTCAAG ATTTTGAGAAGAAAGGCATGAAAGAGACCTGTCCAGAACTAGAGCAATTCCTGTGTCATGTTGCCAAGACGGGACAGCCAAT GATCTCTTGGTCACAGTTCAAAACATACTTTGTGTTTAAGTTGGAAAAAGTAATGGATGATTTCCACGCTTCAACACCAGAACAGAGAGCACCACATAATCCCAATGTAGATTATATTCCCTTTGAAGAAATGAAGACAAGGATCTTAAAAATAGTGGATGGTTACAATGG AATCCCATTCACCATCCAGCGTCTATGTGAACTCCTTACAGATCCCAAGCGCAACTACACAGGAACAGAGAAGTTTCTCATGGGTTTAGAGAAG aaTGTAATGGTGGTCAGCTGTGTGTACCCCACATCAGA TCGAAATGTAAATGGACCAGACACACCAAAACCGCTCACCAGACCAAAATTGTCATTGTTGGCTTCGCTTTCCACCAACGGGCTGCCTGACTGTGCAGTCAGTAAACAGCCAGAGCCGACCACAGAGGAGGTAGAGGAGCACCATATCGg TGATTCCTCACCACCAGAGGGTAAAATTACACCTAATAGTGGGATAAAGAACAAGCACctcgaggaggaagaggaggaggattcTGATGCTGGTAAGCATGAGGTCAAGAGACTCAAGTTTGATGAAAAAGAAGAGGATGAaagagaaagtgaagaaaacaaGTCGTCTTGTTGTAAAGAGTCAGAGAGCTCGTCGGAAGAACCAGAGTCTTCAGAAGAATCCTGTGGTCAAGAGTACAAAAGTGGAACATCTAGTGACACACCTACTATTTCAGAGGATCATG AGCCCAGCAGCGCACAGCTAGAATCTTCTGAAAGGGAAGAAGACTCACCTGAGAGGGGGGATGCCCACAGTCTGGAGAAGGACAGCACTGTGGATCACCCTGAGCAGCCTGCTCCATCAGAGAAGGGTACAAGCTTTGAGCAGGAACATGAGgagagaagcagcagcagcagcagcagcagcagcagtaa tagtagtagtgatgGAGAAGGCCTAGCCAGCGACAAGCAGGTGCCCTCTTCTAGTACCGGTAGTTCACCTGACTTGTCAACAGAGGGCAACGCTGACAGTTCAAACAACACAAAGACTGCAATAGAGACTGGGGAACATGACTAA